A single Bos mutus isolate GX-2022 chromosome 16, NWIPB_WYAK_1.1, whole genome shotgun sequence DNA region contains:
- the ACAP3 gene encoding arf-GAP with coiled-coil, ANK repeat and PH domain-containing protein 3 isoform X2 — MTVEFEECIKDSPRFRATIDEVETDVVEIEAKLDKLVKLCSSMIEAGKAYVTTNRLFVSGIRDLSQQCQGDTVISECLQRFGDSLQEMVTYHMILFDQAQRSVRQQLHNFVKEDVRKFKETKKQFDKVREDMELSLVRNAQAPRHRPHEVEEATGALILARKCFRHLALDYVLQINVLQAKKKFEILDSMLSFMHAQYSFFQQGYSLLHQLDPYMKKLAAELDQLVIDSAVEKREMERKHAAIQQRTLLQDFSYDEPKVEFDVDAPSGVVMEGYLFKRASNAFKTWNRRWFSIQNSQLVYQKKLKDVLTVVVDDLRLCSVKPCEDVERRFCFEVVSPTKSCMLQADSEKLRQAWVQAVQASIASAYRESPDSCYSERLDRTASPSTSSIDSATDSRERSVKGESVLQRVQNVAGNSQCGDCGQPDPRWASINLGVLLCIECSGIHRSLGVHCSKVRSLTLDSWEPELLKLMCELGNSTVNQIYEAQCEGPGSRKPTASSPRQDKEAWIKDKYVEKKFVRRPPSAPAREAPQRWRVQKCQRHHSSPRAPAPRRSKVRMEPVLPSVAALCSGSMEPRFRRDSLFCPDELDSLFSYFDAGAAAAGPRSLSSDSGLGGSSDGSSDVLAFGVGSVVDRVAEEEGAESEESSGEADGEAETWGLADVRELHPGLLAHRAARTRDLPALAAALAHGAEVNWADAEDEGKTPLVQAVLGGSLIVCEFLLQNGADVNQRDSHGRAPLHHATLLGRTGQVCLFLKRGADQHALDHAQQDPLSIAVQEANADIVTLLRLARMAEEMREAEAPSGQPGPLTGSSPTELQYRRCIQEFISLHLDES; from the exons ATGACGGTGGAGTTCGAGGAGTGCATCAAGGACTCGCCGCGCTTCAG GGCAACTATCGATGAGGTGGAAACGGACGTGGTTGAGATCGAGGCCAAGCTGGACAAG CTGGTGAAGTTATGTAGCAGCATGATCGAGGCAGGCAAGGCCTACGTCACCACCAACAGACTCTTCGTGAGTGGCATCCGCGACCTGTCCCAGCAGTGCCAGGGCGACACTGTTATATCG gaaTGTCTGCAGAGGTTTGGAGACAGCCTGCAGGAGATGGTCACCTACCACATG ATCCTGTTTGACCAGGCCCAGAGGTCTGTGCGGCAGCAGCTCCACAACTTCGTCAAAGA GGACGTGCGGAAGTTCAAGGAGACCAAGAAGCAGTTTGACAAAGTTCGGGAGGACATGGAGCTGTCGCTGGTGAGGAATGCCCAGGCCCCGAGGCACCGGCCCCACGAGGTAGAGGAAGCTACGGGTGCCCTGATCCTCGCCCGGAAGTGTTTCCGCCACCTGGCGCTGGACTATGTGCTCCAG ATCAACGTCCTCCAGGCTAAGAAGAAGTTTGAGATTTTGGATTCT ATGCTGTCCTTCATGCATGCCCAGTACAGCTTCTTCCAGCAGGGCTATAGCCTGCTGCACCAGCTGGACCCCTACATGAAGAAGCTGGCAGCCGAG CTGGACCAGCTGGTGATCGACTCAGCAGTGGAGAAGCGGGAGATGGAGCGCAAGCATGCCGCCATCCAACAGCGG ACGCTGCTGCAG GACTTCTCCTACGATGAGCCCAAGGTGGAGTTTGATGTGGATGCACCCAGTGGGGTAGTGATGGAAGGCTACCTCTTCAAGAGGGCCAGCAACGCCTTCAAGACATGGAACCG GCGCTGGTTCTCCATCCAGAACAGCCAGCTGGTCTACCAGAAGAAGCTCAAG GACGTGCTGACTGTGGTAGTGGACGACCTCCGGCTCTGCTCTGTGAAGCCCTGTGAGGACGTCGAGCGGAGGTTCTGCTTTGAGGTCGTGTCGCCCACCAA GAGTTGCATGCTGCAAGCCGACTCAGAGAAACTGCGGCAGGCCTGGGTTCAGGCGGTGCAAGCCAGCATTGCCTCCGCCTATCGGGAGAGCCCTGACAGCTGCTACAGTGAG AGGCTGGACCGCACTGCCTCCCCGTCCACAAGCAGCATTGACTCTGCCACGGACTCTCGGGAACGCAGCGTCAAGGGTGAGAGTGTGCTGCAGCGGGTGCAGAACGTGGCCGGCAACAGCCAGTGTGGTGACTGCGGCCAGCCTGACCCGCGCTGGGCCAGCATCAACCTGGGTGTGCTGCTCTGCATCGAGTGCTCAGGCATCCACAG GAGCCTGGGCGTCCACTGCTCCAAGGTGCGGTCCCTGACCCTGGACTCATGGGAACCGGAGCTACTGAAG CTGATGTGTGAGCTTGGAAACAGCACCGTGAACCAGATCTACGAGGCCCAGTGTGAGGGGCCGGGCAGTAGGAAGCCTACAGCCAGCAGCCCCAG acaggacaaggaggcctggatcAAGGACAAATATGTGGAGAAGAAGTTTGTGCGGAGGCCGCCCTCAGCACCAGCCCGGGAGGCCCCACAGCGCTGGAGGGTGCAGAAGTGCCAGCGTCACCACAGCTCCCCCCGAGCCCCTGCGCCCCGCCGCAGCAAAGTCCGGATGGAGCCCGTTCTGCCCTCTGTGGCAGCCCTGTGCTCAG GCTCCATGGAGCCCAGGTTCCGCAGGGACTCGCTCTTCTGCCCGGACGAACTGGACTCCCTTTTCTCCTACTTCGATGCAGGGGCTGCTGCAGCCGGCCCACGCA GTCTGAGCAGCGACAGCGGCTTAGGGGGCAGCTCCGACGGCAGCTCAGATGTCCTGGCCTTCGGCGTGGGCTCTGTGGTGGACCGCGTCGCTGAGGAGG AGGGTGCAGAGTCGGAGGAGTCCAGCGGCGAGGCGGACGGAGAGGCGGAGACCTGGGGCCTGGCAGACGTGCGCGAGCTGCATCCGGGGCTGCTGGCGCACCGCGCGGCGCGCACCCGCGACCTTCCCGCCCTGGCGGCGGCTCTGGCGCACGGGGCGGAGGTCAACTGGGCTGACGCGGAGGACGAGGGAAAGACGCCGCTGGTGCAGGCTGTACTGGGG GGCTCCCTGATCGTCTGTGAATTCCTCCTGCAAAACGGAGCGGACGTGAACCAAAGAGACAGCCACGGCCGGGCTCCCCTCCACCACGCCACGCTCCTTGGCCGTACTGG CCAGGTCTGCCTGTTCTTGAAGAGGGGGGCGGACCAGCATGCCTTGGACCACGCTCAGCAGGACCCATTGAGCATCGCGGTGCAGGAAGCAAACGCCGACATCGTCACGCT GCTCCGTCTGGCGCGAATGGCCGAGGAGATGCGTGAGGCCGAGGCGCCCTCTGGCCAGCCGGGCCCTCTGACCGGCAGCAGCCCCACTGAGCTCCAGTACCGCAGGTGCATCCAGGAATTCATCAGCCTTCACCTGGACGAGAGCTAG
- the ACAP3 gene encoding arf-GAP with coiled-coil, ANK repeat and PH domain-containing protein 3 isoform X3 yields MTVEFEECIKDSPRFRATIDEVETDVVEIEAKLDKLVKLCSSMIEAGKAYVTTNRLFVSGIRDLSQQCQGDTVISECLQRFGDSLQEMVTYHMILFDQAQRSVRQQLHNFVKEDVRKFKETKKQFDKVREDMELSLVRNAQAPRHRPHEVEEATGALILARKCFRHLALDYVLQINVLQAKKKFEILDSMLSFMHAQYSFFQQGYSLLHQLDPYMKKLAAELDQLVIDSAVEKREMERKHAAIQQRDFSYDEPKVEFDVDAPSGVVMEGYLFKRASNAFKTWNRRWFSIQNSQLVYQKKLKDVLTVVVDDLRLCSVKPCEDVERRFCFEVVSPTKSCMLQADSEKLRQAWVQAVQASIASAYRESPDSCYSERLDRTASPSTSSIDSATDSRERSVKGESVLQRVQNVAGNSQCGDCGQPDPRWASINLGVLLCIECSGIHRSLGVHCSKVRSLTLDSWEPELLKLMCELGNSTVNQIYEAQCEGPGSRKPTASSPRQDKEAWIKDKYVEKKFVRRPPSAPAREAPQRWRVQKCQRHHSSPRAPAPRRSKVRMEPVLPSVAALCSGSMEPRFRRDSLFCPDELDSLFSYFDAGAAAAGPRSLSSDSGLGGSSDGSSDVLAFGVGSVVDRVAEEEGAESEESSGEADGEAETWGLADVRELHPGLLAHRAARTRDLPALAAALAHGAEVNWADAEDEGKTPLVQAVLGGSLIVCEFLLQNGADVNQRDSHGRAPLHHATLLGRTGQVCLFLKRGADQHALDHAQQDPLSIAVQEANADIVTLLRLARMAEEMREAEAPSGQPGPLTGSSPTELQYRRCIQEFISLHLDES; encoded by the exons ATGACGGTGGAGTTCGAGGAGTGCATCAAGGACTCGCCGCGCTTCAG GGCAACTATCGATGAGGTGGAAACGGACGTGGTTGAGATCGAGGCCAAGCTGGACAAG CTGGTGAAGTTATGTAGCAGCATGATCGAGGCAGGCAAGGCCTACGTCACCACCAACAGACTCTTCGTGAGTGGCATCCGCGACCTGTCCCAGCAGTGCCAGGGCGACACTGTTATATCG gaaTGTCTGCAGAGGTTTGGAGACAGCCTGCAGGAGATGGTCACCTACCACATG ATCCTGTTTGACCAGGCCCAGAGGTCTGTGCGGCAGCAGCTCCACAACTTCGTCAAAGA GGACGTGCGGAAGTTCAAGGAGACCAAGAAGCAGTTTGACAAAGTTCGGGAGGACATGGAGCTGTCGCTGGTGAGGAATGCCCAGGCCCCGAGGCACCGGCCCCACGAGGTAGAGGAAGCTACGGGTGCCCTGATCCTCGCCCGGAAGTGTTTCCGCCACCTGGCGCTGGACTATGTGCTCCAG ATCAACGTCCTCCAGGCTAAGAAGAAGTTTGAGATTTTGGATTCT ATGCTGTCCTTCATGCATGCCCAGTACAGCTTCTTCCAGCAGGGCTATAGCCTGCTGCACCAGCTGGACCCCTACATGAAGAAGCTGGCAGCCGAG CTGGACCAGCTGGTGATCGACTCAGCAGTGGAGAAGCGGGAGATGGAGCGCAAGCATGCCGCCATCCAACAGCGG GACTTCTCCTACGATGAGCCCAAGGTGGAGTTTGATGTGGATGCACCCAGTGGGGTAGTGATGGAAGGCTACCTCTTCAAGAGGGCCAGCAACGCCTTCAAGACATGGAACCG GCGCTGGTTCTCCATCCAGAACAGCCAGCTGGTCTACCAGAAGAAGCTCAAG GACGTGCTGACTGTGGTAGTGGACGACCTCCGGCTCTGCTCTGTGAAGCCCTGTGAGGACGTCGAGCGGAGGTTCTGCTTTGAGGTCGTGTCGCCCACCAA GAGTTGCATGCTGCAAGCCGACTCAGAGAAACTGCGGCAGGCCTGGGTTCAGGCGGTGCAAGCCAGCATTGCCTCCGCCTATCGGGAGAGCCCTGACAGCTGCTACAGTGAG AGGCTGGACCGCACTGCCTCCCCGTCCACAAGCAGCATTGACTCTGCCACGGACTCTCGGGAACGCAGCGTCAAGGGTGAGAGTGTGCTGCAGCGGGTGCAGAACGTGGCCGGCAACAGCCAGTGTGGTGACTGCGGCCAGCCTGACCCGCGCTGGGCCAGCATCAACCTGGGTGTGCTGCTCTGCATCGAGTGCTCAGGCATCCACAG GAGCCTGGGCGTCCACTGCTCCAAGGTGCGGTCCCTGACCCTGGACTCATGGGAACCGGAGCTACTGAAG CTGATGTGTGAGCTTGGAAACAGCACCGTGAACCAGATCTACGAGGCCCAGTGTGAGGGGCCGGGCAGTAGGAAGCCTACAGCCAGCAGCCCCAG acaggacaaggaggcctggatcAAGGACAAATATGTGGAGAAGAAGTTTGTGCGGAGGCCGCCCTCAGCACCAGCCCGGGAGGCCCCACAGCGCTGGAGGGTGCAGAAGTGCCAGCGTCACCACAGCTCCCCCCGAGCCCCTGCGCCCCGCCGCAGCAAAGTCCGGATGGAGCCCGTTCTGCCCTCTGTGGCAGCCCTGTGCTCAG GCTCCATGGAGCCCAGGTTCCGCAGGGACTCGCTCTTCTGCCCGGACGAACTGGACTCCCTTTTCTCCTACTTCGATGCAGGGGCTGCTGCAGCCGGCCCACGCA GTCTGAGCAGCGACAGCGGCTTAGGGGGCAGCTCCGACGGCAGCTCAGATGTCCTGGCCTTCGGCGTGGGCTCTGTGGTGGACCGCGTCGCTGAGGAGG AGGGTGCAGAGTCGGAGGAGTCCAGCGGCGAGGCGGACGGAGAGGCGGAGACCTGGGGCCTGGCAGACGTGCGCGAGCTGCATCCGGGGCTGCTGGCGCACCGCGCGGCGCGCACCCGCGACCTTCCCGCCCTGGCGGCGGCTCTGGCGCACGGGGCGGAGGTCAACTGGGCTGACGCGGAGGACGAGGGAAAGACGCCGCTGGTGCAGGCTGTACTGGGG GGCTCCCTGATCGTCTGTGAATTCCTCCTGCAAAACGGAGCGGACGTGAACCAAAGAGACAGCCACGGCCGGGCTCCCCTCCACCACGCCACGCTCCTTGGCCGTACTGG CCAGGTCTGCCTGTTCTTGAAGAGGGGGGCGGACCAGCATGCCTTGGACCACGCTCAGCAGGACCCATTGAGCATCGCGGTGCAGGAAGCAAACGCCGACATCGTCACGCT GCTCCGTCTGGCGCGAATGGCCGAGGAGATGCGTGAGGCCGAGGCGCCCTCTGGCCAGCCGGGCCCTCTGACCGGCAGCAGCCCCACTGAGCTCCAGTACCGCAGGTGCATCCAGGAATTCATCAGCCTTCACCTGGACGAGAGCTAG
- the ACAP3 gene encoding arf-GAP with coiled-coil, ANK repeat and PH domain-containing protein 3 isoform X1 codes for MALVGKPASPSYPPSKLLRKSWRDGRRGGLGPWRATIDEVETDVVEIEAKLDKLVKLCSSMIEAGKAYVTTNRLFVSGIRDLSQQCQGDTVISECLQRFGDSLQEMVTYHMILFDQAQRSVRQQLHNFVKEDVRKFKETKKQFDKVREDMELSLVRNAQAPRHRPHEVEEATGALILARKCFRHLALDYVLQINVLQAKKKFEILDSMLSFMHAQYSFFQQGYSLLHQLDPYMKKLAAELDQLVIDSAVEKREMERKHAAIQQRDFSYDEPKVEFDVDAPSGVVMEGYLFKRASNAFKTWNRRWFSIQNSQLVYQKKLKDVLTVVVDDLRLCSVKPCEDVERRFCFEVVSPTKSCMLQADSEKLRQAWVQAVQASIASAYRESPDSCYSERLDRTASPSTSSIDSATDSRERSVKGESVLQRVQNVAGNSQCGDCGQPDPRWASINLGVLLCIECSGIHRSLGVHCSKVRSLTLDSWEPELLKLMCELGNSTVNQIYEAQCEGPGSRKPTASSPRQDKEAWIKDKYVEKKFVRRPPSAPAREAPQRWRVQKCQRHHSSPRAPAPRRSKVRMEPVLPSVAALCSGSMEPRFRRDSLFCPDELDSLFSYFDAGAAAAGPRSLSSDSGLGGSSDGSSDVLAFGVGSVVDRVAEEEGAESEESSGEADGEAETWGLADVRELHPGLLAHRAARTRDLPALAAALAHGAEVNWADAEDEGKTPLVQAVLGGSLIVCEFLLQNGADVNQRDSHGRAPLHHATLLGRTGQVCLFLKRGADQHALDHAQQDPLSIAVQEANADIVTLLRLARMAEEMREAEAPSGQPGPLTGSSPTELQYRRCIQEFISLHLDES; via the exons ATGGCTCTGGTGGGGAAGCCAGCCTCACCCTCCTACCCACCATCCAAGCTGCTGAGGAAATCCTGGAGGGATGGCAGGAGAGGAGGCCTTGGTccatggag GGCAACTATCGATGAGGTGGAAACGGACGTGGTTGAGATCGAGGCCAAGCTGGACAAG CTGGTGAAGTTATGTAGCAGCATGATCGAGGCAGGCAAGGCCTACGTCACCACCAACAGACTCTTCGTGAGTGGCATCCGCGACCTGTCCCAGCAGTGCCAGGGCGACACTGTTATATCG gaaTGTCTGCAGAGGTTTGGAGACAGCCTGCAGGAGATGGTCACCTACCACATG ATCCTGTTTGACCAGGCCCAGAGGTCTGTGCGGCAGCAGCTCCACAACTTCGTCAAAGA GGACGTGCGGAAGTTCAAGGAGACCAAGAAGCAGTTTGACAAAGTTCGGGAGGACATGGAGCTGTCGCTGGTGAGGAATGCCCAGGCCCCGAGGCACCGGCCCCACGAGGTAGAGGAAGCTACGGGTGCCCTGATCCTCGCCCGGAAGTGTTTCCGCCACCTGGCGCTGGACTATGTGCTCCAG ATCAACGTCCTCCAGGCTAAGAAGAAGTTTGAGATTTTGGATTCT ATGCTGTCCTTCATGCATGCCCAGTACAGCTTCTTCCAGCAGGGCTATAGCCTGCTGCACCAGCTGGACCCCTACATGAAGAAGCTGGCAGCCGAG CTGGACCAGCTGGTGATCGACTCAGCAGTGGAGAAGCGGGAGATGGAGCGCAAGCATGCCGCCATCCAACAGCGG GACTTCTCCTACGATGAGCCCAAGGTGGAGTTTGATGTGGATGCACCCAGTGGGGTAGTGATGGAAGGCTACCTCTTCAAGAGGGCCAGCAACGCCTTCAAGACATGGAACCG GCGCTGGTTCTCCATCCAGAACAGCCAGCTGGTCTACCAGAAGAAGCTCAAG GACGTGCTGACTGTGGTAGTGGACGACCTCCGGCTCTGCTCTGTGAAGCCCTGTGAGGACGTCGAGCGGAGGTTCTGCTTTGAGGTCGTGTCGCCCACCAA GAGTTGCATGCTGCAAGCCGACTCAGAGAAACTGCGGCAGGCCTGGGTTCAGGCGGTGCAAGCCAGCATTGCCTCCGCCTATCGGGAGAGCCCTGACAGCTGCTACAGTGAG AGGCTGGACCGCACTGCCTCCCCGTCCACAAGCAGCATTGACTCTGCCACGGACTCTCGGGAACGCAGCGTCAAGGGTGAGAGTGTGCTGCAGCGGGTGCAGAACGTGGCCGGCAACAGCCAGTGTGGTGACTGCGGCCAGCCTGACCCGCGCTGGGCCAGCATCAACCTGGGTGTGCTGCTCTGCATCGAGTGCTCAGGCATCCACAG GAGCCTGGGCGTCCACTGCTCCAAGGTGCGGTCCCTGACCCTGGACTCATGGGAACCGGAGCTACTGAAG CTGATGTGTGAGCTTGGAAACAGCACCGTGAACCAGATCTACGAGGCCCAGTGTGAGGGGCCGGGCAGTAGGAAGCCTACAGCCAGCAGCCCCAG acaggacaaggaggcctggatcAAGGACAAATATGTGGAGAAGAAGTTTGTGCGGAGGCCGCCCTCAGCACCAGCCCGGGAGGCCCCACAGCGCTGGAGGGTGCAGAAGTGCCAGCGTCACCACAGCTCCCCCCGAGCCCCTGCGCCCCGCCGCAGCAAAGTCCGGATGGAGCCCGTTCTGCCCTCTGTGGCAGCCCTGTGCTCAG GCTCCATGGAGCCCAGGTTCCGCAGGGACTCGCTCTTCTGCCCGGACGAACTGGACTCCCTTTTCTCCTACTTCGATGCAGGGGCTGCTGCAGCCGGCCCACGCA GTCTGAGCAGCGACAGCGGCTTAGGGGGCAGCTCCGACGGCAGCTCAGATGTCCTGGCCTTCGGCGTGGGCTCTGTGGTGGACCGCGTCGCTGAGGAGG AGGGTGCAGAGTCGGAGGAGTCCAGCGGCGAGGCGGACGGAGAGGCGGAGACCTGGGGCCTGGCAGACGTGCGCGAGCTGCATCCGGGGCTGCTGGCGCACCGCGCGGCGCGCACCCGCGACCTTCCCGCCCTGGCGGCGGCTCTGGCGCACGGGGCGGAGGTCAACTGGGCTGACGCGGAGGACGAGGGAAAGACGCCGCTGGTGCAGGCTGTACTGGGG GGCTCCCTGATCGTCTGTGAATTCCTCCTGCAAAACGGAGCGGACGTGAACCAAAGAGACAGCCACGGCCGGGCTCCCCTCCACCACGCCACGCTCCTTGGCCGTACTGG CCAGGTCTGCCTGTTCTTGAAGAGGGGGGCGGACCAGCATGCCTTGGACCACGCTCAGCAGGACCCATTGAGCATCGCGGTGCAGGAAGCAAACGCCGACATCGTCACGCT GCTCCGTCTGGCGCGAATGGCCGAGGAGATGCGTGAGGCCGAGGCGCCCTCTGGCCAGCCGGGCCCTCTGACCGGCAGCAGCCCCACTGAGCTCCAGTACCGCAGGTGCATCCAGGAATTCATCAGCCTTCACCTGGACGAGAGCTAG
- the PUSL1 gene encoding tRNA pseudouridine synthase-like 1 isoform X2 yields the protein MGAGSVPARYLVYFQYLGTDFNGVAAVRGVQRAVGVQNYLEEAAERLNSVMPVKFTISSRTDAGVHALSNAAHLDIQRRSDLPPFSPEVLTEALNTHLKHPAIRVLQAFRVPSHFHARHAAISRTYLYRLATGCPRPDRLPVFERNRCWALQAHCLDVAAMQEAAQHLLGTHDFSAFQSAGSPASSPVRTLRRASVSPDPTSPFVLPEESRQLQFWSMEFESQSFLYKQVRRMTAVLVAVGLGALMPAQVKAILESRDPLGKHQSRVAPAHGLFLKSVLYEGLG from the exons ATGGGCGCGGGCTCGGTGCCGGCGCGCTACCTCGTGTACTTCCAGTACTTGGGAACGGACTTTAA CGGGGTCGCGGCCGTCAGGGGCGTCCAGCGCGCCGTCGGAGTCCAGAACTACCTAGAG GAGGCCGCAGAGCGGCTGAACTCGGTGATGCCGGTAAAGTTCACCATTTCCAGCCGCACGGATGCTGGGGTCCACGCCCTAAGTAACGCGGCGCACCTGGACATCCAGCGCCGCTCAGACCTGCCACCCTTCTCCCCTGAGGTCCTGACGGAAGCCCTCAACACCCACCTGAAGCACCCTGCAATCAG GGTGCTACAGGCCTTCCGTGTACCCAGCCACTTCCATGCCCGCCATGCAGCCATATCCAGGACCTACCTGTACCGCCTAGCTACCGGCTGCCCCAGGCCTGACAGGCTGCCTGTATTTGAACGAAACCGGTGCTGGGCGCTTCAGGCACA CTGCTTGGATGTGGCTGCCATGCAGGAAGCCGCCCAGCACCTCCTGGGGACACATGACTTCAGTGCCTTCCAGTCGGCTGGCAGCCCAGCCTCCAGCCCGGTGCGCACCTTGCGCCGGGCCTCTGTGTCCCCCGACCCCACCAGCCCCTTTGTCCTCCCCGAGGAAAGCAG GCAGTTGCAGTTCTGGAGCATGGAGTTTGAGAGCCAGTCCTTCCTGTACAAACAG GTGCGGAGAATGACTGCTGTACTTGTAGCCGTGGGGCTGGGGGCTTTGATGCCTGCTCAGGTGAAAGCCATTCTGGAGAGCCGGGACCCCCTGGGGAAACACCAGTCCCGTGTGGCCCCTGCCCATGGCTTGTTCTTGAAGTCAGTGCTCTACGAAGGCCTTG GATGA
- the PUSL1 gene encoding tRNA pseudouridine synthase-like 1 isoform X1: MGAGSVPARYLVYFQYLGTDFNGVAAVRGVQRAVGVQNYLEEAAERLNSVMPVKFTISSRTDAGVHALSNAAHLDIQRRSDLPPFSPEVLTEALNTHLKHPAIRVLQAFRVPSHFHARHAAISRTYLYRLATGCPRPDRLPVFERNRCWALQAHCLDVAAMQEAAQHLLGTHDFSAFQSAGSPASSPVRTLRRASVSPDPTSPFVLPEESRQLQFWSMEFESQSFLYKQVRRMTAVLVAVGLGALMPAQVKAILESRDPLGKHQSRVAPAHGLFLKSVLYEGLGPTSMQPPRRPSETQYRSHR, from the exons ATGGGCGCGGGCTCGGTGCCGGCGCGCTACCTCGTGTACTTCCAGTACTTGGGAACGGACTTTAA CGGGGTCGCGGCCGTCAGGGGCGTCCAGCGCGCCGTCGGAGTCCAGAACTACCTAGAG GAGGCCGCAGAGCGGCTGAACTCGGTGATGCCGGTAAAGTTCACCATTTCCAGCCGCACGGATGCTGGGGTCCACGCCCTAAGTAACGCGGCGCACCTGGACATCCAGCGCCGCTCAGACCTGCCACCCTTCTCCCCTGAGGTCCTGACGGAAGCCCTCAACACCCACCTGAAGCACCCTGCAATCAG GGTGCTACAGGCCTTCCGTGTACCCAGCCACTTCCATGCCCGCCATGCAGCCATATCCAGGACCTACCTGTACCGCCTAGCTACCGGCTGCCCCAGGCCTGACAGGCTGCCTGTATTTGAACGAAACCGGTGCTGGGCGCTTCAGGCACA CTGCTTGGATGTGGCTGCCATGCAGGAAGCCGCCCAGCACCTCCTGGGGACACATGACTTCAGTGCCTTCCAGTCGGCTGGCAGCCCAGCCTCCAGCCCGGTGCGCACCTTGCGCCGGGCCTCTGTGTCCCCCGACCCCACCAGCCCCTTTGTCCTCCCCGAGGAAAGCAG GCAGTTGCAGTTCTGGAGCATGGAGTTTGAGAGCCAGTCCTTCCTGTACAAACAG GTGCGGAGAATGACTGCTGTACTTGTAGCCGTGGGGCTGGGGGCTTTGATGCCTGCTCAGGTGAAAGCCATTCTGGAGAGCCGGGACCCCCTGGGGAAACACCAGTCCCGTGTGGCCCCTGCCCATGGCTTGTTCTTGAAGTCAGTGCTCTACGAAGGCCTTG GTCCCACCTCCATGCAGCCTCCTCGCAGGCCCTCAGAGACCCAGTACAGAAGTCACAGGTAA
- the PUSL1 gene encoding tRNA pseudouridine synthase-like 1 isoform X3, whose amino-acid sequence MGAGSVPARYLVYFQYLGTDFNGVAAVRGVQRAVGVQNYLEEAAERLNSVMPVKFTISSRTDAGVHALSNAAHLDIQRRSDLPPFSPEVLTEALNTHLKHPAIRVLQAFRVPSHFHARHAAISRTYLYRLATGCPRPDRLPVFERNRCWALQAHCLDVAAMQEAAQHLLGTHDFSAFQSAGSPASSPVRTLRRASVSPDPTSPFVLPEESRQLQFWSMEFESQSFLYKQDDLGSVHRSHLHAASSQALRDPVQKSQVTLCCSAA is encoded by the exons ATGGGCGCGGGCTCGGTGCCGGCGCGCTACCTCGTGTACTTCCAGTACTTGGGAACGGACTTTAA CGGGGTCGCGGCCGTCAGGGGCGTCCAGCGCGCCGTCGGAGTCCAGAACTACCTAGAG GAGGCCGCAGAGCGGCTGAACTCGGTGATGCCGGTAAAGTTCACCATTTCCAGCCGCACGGATGCTGGGGTCCACGCCCTAAGTAACGCGGCGCACCTGGACATCCAGCGCCGCTCAGACCTGCCACCCTTCTCCCCTGAGGTCCTGACGGAAGCCCTCAACACCCACCTGAAGCACCCTGCAATCAG GGTGCTACAGGCCTTCCGTGTACCCAGCCACTTCCATGCCCGCCATGCAGCCATATCCAGGACCTACCTGTACCGCCTAGCTACCGGCTGCCCCAGGCCTGACAGGCTGCCTGTATTTGAACGAAACCGGTGCTGGGCGCTTCAGGCACA CTGCTTGGATGTGGCTGCCATGCAGGAAGCCGCCCAGCACCTCCTGGGGACACATGACTTCAGTGCCTTCCAGTCGGCTGGCAGCCCAGCCTCCAGCCCGGTGCGCACCTTGCGCCGGGCCTCTGTGTCCCCCGACCCCACCAGCCCCTTTGTCCTCCCCGAGGAAAGCAG GCAGTTGCAGTTCTGGAGCATGGAGTTTGAGAGCCAGTCCTTCCTGTACAAACAG GATGACCTGGGGTCTGTCCATAGGTCCCACCTCCATGCAGCCTCCTCGCAGGCCCTCAGAGACCCAGTACAGAAGTCACAGGTAACCCTCTGCTGCTCCGCTGCTTGA